The genomic stretch tatacaattaaaaatgcAGTAATTTTGGACAATAGTTATCATTAATAGAGTCATTGAAAAAGTCTGTAGCTACTTCCAAGTGTTATATTGAGTTGATTAGGATATAGGACAtagtttctaatttttattcaattattccaACTATACCCATCTAATGCATTTCATGGGAAATTTACAAATACTAACCTTTGCTCATAGCTAATTGAAGAGCAGCTGCTACCCCAGTACTAACATCAGGTTCTTCGCCCAATATTTGCACATCTTGAACACCAATTTGGGTAGAACTGATACCTTGCTGATTGGTATCTACACTATTCCAACCTGTAGCTTCGATAATTTCACAATCATCATCACTATCGACTGTatcttctttaatttctttctcAAGGTCTGTTGCATCTTCAGTTTCTTCTCTATTACCAGACTTGCCATAGGTTGGGATATCTCCCAGTGTACGACAAAATTCAGCTGTGGCATTTAAAACTATGTTATTTCCATCTAGATTTTCGTCTTCTAGTTCTGgtttaatttcagttttaattatGTTAGctataacattttctttttgtttgatttttctaGCTTTGTGTAAAGCCTCTTCTAATAAATCATCTTTATCATCATCTACTTTCAGATCAGTAGGAATATTAGCTAATGGTACATCATCTATATCATAATCTACATCTTGTTTAATTTTAGGTCTTCTAGATCCTATAGCTTCTATTCCAGAATTGTCAGGTTTTAATTCATCAGCTGTTAACAATTTTCCCTTGCTCCTTATTTTTCTGACtttcttttttggttttttaaacTTAGCTAATTCTTCTTCATTGTAGTAGTCTGAGGCTATTTTGAGTCCTGTATCAGCAACACTTTCTAGACGTTTCTTAGCCAATTTGGCTTTAATTGAAAGAACTGCTTGTTGTTTGCGTTCAATAACATTATCAAAACCTAtcttaaaattatcttttttaacACCATCTATTTCTTCATCATACTTTgacaataaacttttttcttgataatttccATATTCATCAAATTCAGAATCCTCGTATGGATTATATTCGgctttcttctttttgttttcaatatttttcttgtatcttTCATTGTCTATCATGTTTACATTCTGCAATATATCTTCATCTTCTTCTAAAACTCCCTTAtctttcaatgtcaaaataacagttttttccTCGTCGAAACTATCAACATCATGTTGAACAGTGAGTCCTTTAAGATCTTTTTCTGTGTACTTATTTTTCATCTTCGCTTTATTCTCAGATTCGACGAAATCACTTATACCAAACTGAGCATCTAACTCTTCTAACATTTTAGCTCGTTTCTCGGCTTCTTTTTTAGCTTGAtcaatttttctacttttgtCTACCCATAATGATAAGTCATCTTCACTGTCACTTTCTCCTAAAGTCTTTACTGAAGATAATTTAGAGTGAATTTGTCGTTTTTCACGTATTTCTTGAAGTTTGGAAcgaattttttcttgttgtgCTTTCTGGATTAGATTTTCTGCTggtttatgataaaattcacCCAAATCATCCTTCTTCAAATCACTTTCTTTATTGTGATTGCTTATATTATTAGAAGAATTGCTTCCAGAATTACCCAAATCTAATGGTTTCAGACCTAACTTTGCTCTAAGTTTATTAGTTTCTTCTATTGACAGACTctcaacattttgtttatttgaagttGTGTGCACAGGAGATTCTGAATGGTGTGATTTAGAGGTATCTTGAGGTAGAGATGGGTCATTGTCAATGATCTCAATAATATCTGAAtctaaaaaatgtgaaatttagaATAAATGCAAAATATATGCACACTTCTCatgtttatatcaaatttaaataaccCATCAGGATATTTCACTAAAGACAATCAACTTTTTAGGCTCATAAGTTGGGTTTTACAATGTCAATTTATAAGAATCTATTATTTCAACTGCTTATTAGggatcaata from Diorhabda sublineata isolate icDioSubl1.1 chromosome 5, icDioSubl1.1, whole genome shotgun sequence encodes the following:
- the LOC130444330 gene encoding U4/U6.U5 tri-snRNP-associated protein 1 produces the protein MGSSSKKSKDRESRKRRHDDTSGYDTPKEKRHKHKKHHHKDKRRERSKYYEDDGKYRHYDNVDKKTKKTYESDDSDIIEIIDNDPSLPQDTSKSHHSESPVHTTSNKQNVESLSIEETNKLRAKLGLKPLDLGNSGSNSSNNISNHNKESDLKKDDLGEFYHKPAENLIQKAQQEKIRSKLQEIREKRQIHSKLSSVKTLGESDSEDDLSLWVDKSRKIDQAKKEAEKRAKMLEELDAQFGISDFVESENKAKMKNKYTEKDLKGLTVQHDVDSFDEEKTVILTLKDKGVLEEDEDILQNVNMIDNERYKKNIENKKKKAEYNPYEDSEFDEYGNYQEKSLLSKYDEEIDGVKKDNFKIGFDNVIERKQQAVLSIKAKLAKKRLESVADTGLKIASDYYNEEELAKFKKPKKKVRKIRSKGKLLTADELKPDNSGIEAIGSRRPKIKQDVDYDIDDVPLANIPTDLKVDDDKDDLLEEALHKARKIKQKENVIANIIKTEIKPELEDENLDGNNIVLNATAEFCRTLGDIPTYGKSGNREETEDATDLEKEIKEDTVDSDDDCEIIEATGWNSVDTNQQGISSTQIGVQDVQILGEEPDVSTGVAAALQLAMSKGYLDKEENNRPSNSRLAHLQAKNYSIEDKAYGDDGDRQGRRERYAGPITDFKEKEGFKPNVKLEYIDDEGHILNSKEAFRYLSHKFHGKGPGKNKVEKRIQKSVQEQLMKKMSSTDTPLGTLHMLQAKQKETQSPFVVLSGNKQSQSTSLSKTRR